CATTTTTCAATCAGATATTCAAATGTGATATCTGCCATCTCTTCAAGTTCTTCCTCTGTGGGAACGTATCCCCTTTTAACAAGTTCATGAAAGAAAAATTCAGCAATCTCTTCTGTATCGATAACAACCTCAATCTCTTTCACAGATTCGCCCCCCTTTATTCCAAATGTATGTGAAGCACAGATGTTTAATGCCAAGCTAAACCAATTTTCTGAAAATTGTTCTAATGTTTTTGGACAAGCATAGAATGGAATAAATCAATTTAGGAGTGATTTGGAATGCAGAGACTGGGTATTCTTGCCGAAATGTTTGTTGAAGATGTGAACAATGAAGATAGTGTGGTTGTTGAATTGTTTGGCACCATTGTGAATTTCCTATTTAAATTTTTCCAGTTGGCGGGAATTCCTTTTCTTGTTTATGTGCTGCTTGAATTTGCAGGATTATTCTAAACGTGGCTTTTCCCATCATTATTAACAAGCATTGAAAGTTTGCGAAGAATGACTCTCATGACATGCGCGTACTCATCATCTTTGAACCATTTATATAAAATTCGGTAATCATTATATAAATCGAGAAGGTTATCGATCGTCATCCTCTTCTGATGAA
This window of the Mesobacillus jeotgali genome carries:
- a CDS encoding YozD family protein → MKEIEVVIDTEEIAEFFFHELVKRGYVPTEEELEEMADITFEYLIEKCIIDEEEDID